From Longimicrobium sp., one genomic window encodes:
- a CDS encoding L,D-transpeptidase gives MRNTFFLLRRAGVLALAAAGVAAASAPPADAQQRPRRRAEEPVAPTRRPPTARPADAAPQAQNPLARVRSRSLARGGYAVVVDLDANRLYFARGRRVLWSAPVGTGTGLRLEHDRGEWDFATPNGTFHVTHKQVEPDWIAPDWYFIENGLRVPPPNSDARRFPRGLGSAGVFIGQGLAVHGTDKPELLGQRVSHGCIRLSNADALRLFHNVQVGTEIVMVGGRNAAPAAPPRQTPSTTTRRTGANGERIPPPRDPFTVELEEQETYDLLDRLDDELFAAVAARGAQTRWPQVASVLLLRGVKEGDDEALAGLLERFPDLGTGALREEYATFVTDAFAQGALRTLAVMANLDRPTRAVVARAIVDGSLALFPGDVNTAAAPWPTRRAPREVLRRASQRSWDALASAEQAYRERNGLAVR, from the coding sequence ATGCGCAACACCTTCTTTCTCCTTCGCCGCGCCGGCGTGCTGGCGCTCGCGGCGGCGGGCGTGGCGGCCGCCTCGGCACCGCCGGCCGACGCGCAGCAGCGTCCGCGCCGCCGCGCCGAGGAGCCCGTCGCGCCCACGCGGCGGCCCCCGACCGCGCGCCCGGCCGACGCGGCTCCGCAGGCGCAGAACCCGCTCGCCCGCGTGCGGTCGCGTTCGCTGGCGCGGGGCGGCTACGCGGTGGTGGTGGACCTGGACGCCAACCGCCTGTACTTCGCGCGCGGGCGGCGGGTGCTGTGGTCCGCTCCCGTGGGCACCGGCACCGGGCTTCGGCTGGAGCACGACCGCGGCGAGTGGGATTTCGCCACGCCCAATGGCACCTTTCACGTCACCCACAAGCAGGTGGAGCCGGACTGGATCGCCCCGGACTGGTACTTCATCGAGAACGGGCTGCGCGTGCCGCCGCCCAACTCCGACGCACGCCGCTTTCCACGCGGACTGGGCTCGGCCGGCGTGTTCATCGGCCAGGGGCTGGCCGTCCACGGCACCGACAAGCCCGAGCTGCTGGGCCAGCGCGTTTCGCACGGCTGCATCCGCCTGAGCAACGCCGACGCCCTGCGCCTGTTCCACAACGTGCAGGTGGGCACCGAGATCGTCATGGTCGGCGGGCGGAACGCCGCGCCGGCCGCGCCGCCCCGGCAGACCCCCTCTACCACCACGCGCCGCACGGGGGCCAACGGCGAGCGGATCCCGCCTCCGCGCGACCCGTTCACCGTGGAGCTGGAGGAGCAGGAGACGTACGACTTGCTGGACCGCCTGGACGACGAGCTGTTCGCCGCCGTGGCCGCCCGCGGCGCGCAGACGCGCTGGCCCCAGGTGGCCAGCGTGCTCCTTCTGCGCGGCGTCAAGGAGGGCGATGACGAGGCGCTTGCCGGGCTGCTGGAGCGCTTCCCAGACCTGGGCACGGGTGCGCTTCGGGAAGAATACGCCACCTTCGTCACCGACGCCTTCGCACAGGGCGCGCTGCGCACCCTGGCGGTGATGGCCAACCTGGACCGCCCCACGCGCGCAGTGGTGGCCCGCGCCATCGTGGACGGCAGCCTGGCGCTGTTTCCCGGCGACGTGAACACCGCCGCCGCGCCGTGGCCCACGCGGCGCGCGCCACGCGAAGTGCTGCGCCGCGCCTCGCAGCGGTCGTGGGATGCGCTGGCCTCGGCGGAGCAGGCGTATCGCGAGCGCAACGGCTTGGCGGTGCGCTGA
- a CDS encoding erythromycin esterase family protein has translation MRSNRLERAMTALGMALLGACANSGGGQAVADAAPRPGDVDGAVEIVRAAAIPLTGAETDYDALIAQVGDARFVLLGEATHGTHEFYRERARITQRLIRDKGFTAVAIEGEWPDAMRVDRFIHGEPGAATPEQALVGFTSGFPQWMWANTDIRDLAGWLRTHNQAQPAAQRVSFYGLDVYSFYESADSVVSFLSRTDPAAAARARQRYACFSRHRPNPQEYGMAANTAGRPLCREQAVAQAAEMEERYQAHPHVGADTRADDELFSAMQHARVVRNAEEYYRVMFEGGPTSWNQRDRHMAQTLESIVTHLEAQGKTPKVVVWAHNTHSGDARMTEMGSGGELNVGQLMRQAYAERSFLVGFTTYAGTVLAAEEWDAPGRLRRLNPALPESYSGLFHRTGLPAFLLTFRGREELSRVLGEPRLERAVGVIYAPRTERQSHYFNAVMSKQFDAVIHVDSSTAVTPLRIR, from the coding sequence ATGCGGTCGAATCGTTTGGAACGGGCGATGACGGCGCTGGGGATGGCGCTGCTGGGGGCCTGCGCCAACTCCGGCGGGGGGCAGGCCGTGGCGGATGCGGCTCCGCGGCCGGGCGACGTGGACGGTGCGGTGGAGATCGTCCGCGCGGCGGCCATCCCCCTCACCGGCGCGGAAACGGACTACGACGCCTTGATCGCGCAGGTAGGCGACGCGCGCTTCGTGCTGCTGGGCGAAGCCACGCACGGCACCCACGAGTTCTACCGCGAGCGCGCCCGCATCACCCAGCGGCTGATCCGCGACAAGGGGTTCACCGCCGTCGCCATCGAGGGCGAGTGGCCCGACGCCATGCGCGTGGACCGCTTCATCCATGGCGAGCCGGGCGCGGCTACGCCCGAGCAGGCGCTGGTGGGCTTCACCTCCGGCTTTCCGCAGTGGATGTGGGCCAACACCGACATCCGCGACCTGGCCGGCTGGCTGCGCACCCACAACCAGGCCCAGCCCGCGGCCCAGCGGGTGTCGTTCTACGGCCTGGACGTCTACAGCTTCTACGAGTCCGCCGACTCGGTGGTCTCCTTCCTGTCGCGGACGGACCCGGCCGCGGCGGCGCGCGCCCGGCAGCGCTACGCGTGCTTCTCGCGCCATCGGCCGAACCCCCAGGAGTACGGGATGGCCGCCAACACCGCCGGCCGGCCCCTGTGCCGCGAGCAGGCCGTCGCGCAGGCGGCGGAGATGGAGGAGCGCTACCAGGCCCACCCGCACGTGGGCGCCGACACGCGCGCCGACGACGAGCTGTTCTCGGCCATGCAGCACGCGCGCGTCGTGCGGAACGCCGAAGAGTACTACCGCGTGATGTTCGAGGGCGGACCCACCTCGTGGAACCAGCGCGACCGGCACATGGCGCAGACGCTGGAGTCCATCGTCACCCACCTGGAGGCGCAGGGCAAGACGCCCAAGGTGGTGGTCTGGGCGCACAACACGCACAGCGGCGATGCACGGATGACGGAAATGGGCTCCGGGGGCGAGCTGAACGTGGGCCAGCTGATGCGGCAGGCGTATGCGGAGCGCTCGTTCCTGGTGGGCTTCACCACGTACGCCGGAACGGTGCTGGCGGCGGAGGAGTGGGACGCGCCCGGCCGCCTGCGCCGGCTGAACCCCGCGCTGCCGGAAAGCTACTCCGGCCTTTTCCACCGTACCGGCCTGCCCGCGTTCCTGCTGACCTTCCGCGGGCGCGAGGAGCTGAGCCGCGTGCTCGGCGAGCCGCGGCTGGAGCGGGCGGTGGGCGTGATCTACGCGCCGCGCACCGAGCGGCAGAGCCACTACTTCAACGCGGTGATGTCGAAGCAGTTCGACGCGGTGATCCACGTGGATAGCTCCACCGCCGTCACCCCGCTCCGCATCCGCTGA
- a CDS encoding NAD(P)/FAD-dependent oxidoreductase: protein MNKFDAVFIGSGHNALVAAAYLARAGQSVLVLERNDRPGGLVRTDELTLPGFKHDTFSAAHPLFLTGAAYADLGPELQERGLRYVNTAYPTGVSMEDGRTALFPVDFGEAVAECERLAPGDGAAFATMMQEFGAHAGDVFGLFNQDLASDDARKTIRRLMVNPDGPGFTEFAADFFTSARDVLEGRFRSDVFHAMVAPWVMHLGRTPDGANGGFWVPLTLMALMGGGMAIPVGGSEMLAKSLVKLIEDRGGVVRSGTPVERILVRNGRASGVLTAHGEEIHARTVVASVNPDQLYLKLLEGADVPAPLVRQAGKYRYGRGCVQIQLALSEAPRWADERMARTGQPHLTRGMGATAEHVTQALNGYLPANPTVSIDCPTNLDPSRAPEGKSILRIQVLEIPNRPKGDAAGTIDVGDGTWTDDLKRRYADRLVDIVGRHLPNVPGAILGMHVISPGDIAAFSPNAGPGDPYGGSHDVAQSYLFRPLAGQPSHRTVVPNVLMLGAATWPGHGVNGGSGYIVAQELLGARKPVEAAA, encoded by the coding sequence ATGAATAAATTTGACGCCGTCTTCATTGGTAGCGGCCACAACGCGCTGGTCGCCGCGGCCTACCTTGCCCGCGCCGGGCAGAGCGTGCTGGTGCTGGAGCGCAACGACCGTCCCGGCGGGCTGGTGCGCACCGACGAGCTGACGCTTCCCGGCTTCAAGCACGACACGTTTTCCGCCGCGCACCCGCTGTTCCTGACCGGCGCGGCGTACGCCGACCTGGGCCCCGAGCTGCAGGAGCGCGGGCTGCGCTACGTCAACACGGCGTACCCCACGGGCGTGTCGATGGAGGACGGGCGCACGGCCCTGTTCCCGGTGGACTTCGGGGAGGCGGTGGCGGAGTGCGAGCGCCTGGCGCCCGGCGACGGGGCCGCGTTCGCCACCATGATGCAGGAGTTCGGCGCGCACGCCGGTGACGTGTTCGGGCTGTTCAACCAGGACCTGGCCTCGGACGACGCGCGCAAAACCATCCGCCGGCTGATGGTGAACCCTGATGGCCCCGGCTTCACCGAGTTCGCCGCCGACTTCTTCACCAGCGCGCGCGACGTGCTGGAGGGCCGCTTTCGCTCCGACGTCTTTCACGCGATGGTGGCGCCCTGGGTGATGCACCTGGGCCGCACGCCCGATGGCGCCAACGGCGGGTTCTGGGTGCCGCTGACGCTGATGGCCCTGATGGGCGGCGGCATGGCCATTCCCGTCGGCGGCTCGGAGATGCTAGCCAAGTCGCTCGTCAAGCTGATCGAGGACCGCGGCGGCGTGGTGCGGTCCGGCACCCCGGTGGAGCGCATCCTGGTCAGGAACGGCCGCGCGTCCGGCGTGCTGACCGCCCACGGTGAGGAGATCCACGCGCGCACCGTGGTCGCATCGGTAAACCCCGACCAGCTGTACCTGAAGCTGCTGGAGGGCGCCGACGTTCCCGCGCCGCTGGTCCGCCAGGCGGGCAAGTACCGCTACGGGCGCGGCTGCGTGCAGATTCAGCTGGCCCTTTCCGAGGCCCCGCGCTGGGCCGACGAGCGGATGGCCCGAACGGGTCAGCCGCACCTGACGCGCGGCATGGGCGCCACCGCCGAGCACGTGACGCAGGCGCTGAACGGCTACCTGCCCGCGAACCCCACGGTCTCCATCGACTGCCCCACCAACCTGGACCCGTCGCGGGCGCCGGAGGGCAAGTCCATCCTGCGCATCCAGGTGCTCGAAATTCCCAACCGGCCCAAGGGCGACGCGGCGGGGACCATCGACGTGGGCGACGGCACCTGGACCGACGACCTGAAGCGCCGCTACGCCGACCGGCTGGTGGACATCGTGGGCCGCCACCTTCCGAACGTGCCCGGCGCCATCCTGGGAATGCACGTGATCTCTCCCGGCGACATCGCGGCCTTCAGCCCCAACGCCGGCCCGGGCGACCCGTACGGCGGCTCGCACGACGTGGCGCAGAGCTACCTGTTCCGCCCGCTGGCCGGCCAGCCCAGCCATCGCACCGTGGTGCCCAACGTGCTGATGCTGGGCGCCGCCACCTGGCCGGGGCACGGCGTAAACGGCGGATCGGGCTACATCGTGGCCCAGGAACTCCTCGGCGCCAGGAAGCCAGTCGAAGCCGCCGCCTAA
- a CDS encoding threo-3-hydroxy-L-aspartate ammonia-lyase codes for MSQPDPQAQSIALPTAEDVRDAANRLRGVAHHTPVMTSRTLNERLGAHVFFKCENLQRGGAFKFRGAYNAVSKLSNDERARGVLAYSSGNHAQAVALTGRILDVRTVIVMPDDAPAAKIEGTRGYGAEVILYDKETTSREELAAQLQQERGMTLVPPYDHADVIAGQGTAALELMEEAPDLGVVITPCGGGGLLSGSALAARSLRPGIRVVGVEPELADDATRSFRTGTLQSVRNPPTIADGLRTPSLGRLTFPLVREHVTEMRTVSEEAMVEAMRFLWTRMKLVVEPSGAVPLAALMSDPDAFRGERIGVVISGGNVDLANACALLA; via the coding sequence ATGTCGCAGCCGGACCCGCAGGCCCAATCCATCGCCCTTCCCACCGCCGAGGACGTGCGCGACGCCGCCAACCGCCTGCGCGGCGTAGCCCATCACACGCCCGTGATGACCTCGCGGACGCTGAACGAACGGCTGGGTGCGCACGTGTTCTTCAAGTGCGAAAACCTTCAGCGTGGCGGCGCGTTCAAGTTCCGGGGCGCCTACAACGCGGTATCCAAGCTCTCGAACGACGAGCGCGCGCGGGGGGTGCTGGCGTACTCGTCGGGCAACCACGCGCAGGCGGTGGCTCTCACCGGCCGCATCCTGGACGTGCGCACCGTCATCGTGATGCCCGACGACGCGCCTGCCGCCAAGATCGAGGGCACCCGCGGCTACGGCGCCGAGGTGATCCTGTACGACAAGGAAACCACCTCGCGCGAAGAGCTGGCGGCCCAGCTTCAGCAGGAGCGCGGGATGACCCTCGTTCCCCCGTACGACCACGCCGACGTGATCGCCGGCCAAGGCACGGCCGCGCTGGAACTGATGGAAGAGGCGCCGGACCTGGGCGTCGTCATCACCCCCTGCGGCGGCGGGGGGCTGCTGAGCGGATCCGCGCTGGCTGCCCGCTCACTGCGGCCGGGCATCCGCGTGGTGGGGGTGGAGCCGGAGCTGGCGGACGATGCAACGCGCTCGTTCCGCACCGGCACCCTGCAGTCCGTCCGCAACCCGCCCACGATCGCCGACGGGCTGCGCACGCCCTCGCTGGGCCGGCTGACGTTTCCGCTGGTGCGCGAGCACGTCACCGAGATGCGCACGGTGAGCGAGGAGGCCATGGTCGAGGCCATGCGCTTCCTGTGGACGCGGATGAAGCTGGTGGTGGAGCCCTCCGGTGCCGTCCCCCTCGCCGCGCTGATGTCGGATCCGGATGCCTTCCGCGGCGAGCGCATCGGCGTGGTGATCAGCGGCGGAAACGTGGACCTGGCGAACGCCTGCGCGCTGCTGGCCTAG